Within the Nitrospira sp. genome, the region GGTCCGGGGTGAACGACTTTTCGAAACGGATGTTGCCCCACCACGAAATCGACAGACCTCGCTCCAGCAGGCCGATCGCCAGCGCTTTCAGCGCCGCCGGGGGCGCCGCCTCATCGACGAAATGAAAGCCGCGTCGGCCGGTTTCCGCCACGAGGGCCTCAATTCGATCCAAGAGAACGGTGGTGCGGGTGGCGTCGTATCGGCCGATGTAATCGAGACTGACGTCGCAGAACGTGCATTGCTTCCAGTAGCACCCGTGGGCCACGGTCAGCTTGTTCCAATGTCCATCCGACCAGAGACGGTGCATGGGGTTGGTTGTGTCGAGGATGGAGAGGTACCGTTCGAGGTCGAGACCGTCATAGGTGGGCGTGCCGGTGTCGTCCATGCGGATATCGGCGTCTCCTGTGCCCCGCAGGTAGTCGACGCGATTATGGCCGGTGCGAACAAACGTGCGGGTGAGTGACGATTCGTTCCGAAGCCCTGCGAGGGACTCCAGGATCGAGAGGAGTGGCCGCTCGCCGTCGTCGAGCGTGACGTAATCGACGTAGTCGAACACCCGAGGGTCGGTGAGTCGCCGCAGTTCCGTGTTCACATACCCGCCGCCTAGCACCAGCTTCATGGCGGGCCAGCGGGCTCGTACGGCCTGCGCGAGACGGAACGCCCCGTAGAGGTTTCCGGGAAAGGGTACGGTGAGCCCAATGACGGTTGGCTCGTGTCGTCGCACCTGCCGCTCCAGGGCCTCGATGGCCCAATGGTCGGTCAGGCTCGGGGGTGCCTCCAATGCGGCTAGAACTTGATCGAAGGTGCTGGCCGATGTTCCGACGTGTTCCGCGTATCGGCTCAAGGCGAACTGGGGTGCGATCGTCTGACCGATCAGGTCGGACAAGTCTTCCAGATAGAGCGTCGCCAAATGTTTGGCGTGATCGGTAGCCGAGAATCTGAGGTGCCGACCTGTCACGCGACGGAGTCGGGCAAATCGGGGTCCTTCGGGGAGTAGTGTCCGTTGAACGATGCGGGTGGCAAGAGAGGAGTCCCTGCCTTGGAGAAATCGAATCACCGGATCGATGGTGTCCACATACGCGGGCGCCAGGGCCAGCATTTGTTTGGCTTCCCCCTGTAACTCCAACCGGTGCGCGCGCAGGATTTCGAAGACCCGCGCGAGACCGGATTTCGAAAAGAGGGCCAGCACCATATCCATCCCCACATCTGCCTGTGCGACCTCACACCCACGGGTCCGGAGGAATCCAGTCAGATAGGCGGTCGAGGGGTACGGGGTGTTGAGCTGAGTCAGAGGCGGAATCACAAGGAGCGTTCGCGGGAGCAAAGCGGCTGTCGCCATATTGCCTCACATAACACAGGCTCACGCATGGTGTCTGCTGAATTTCTACGGCGCCGGCGTAATGGCCTCGATGAATCGTTGGCTGGCACGACGTATTCCATCCGGTGCATGTTGAATGCGGCTGCCCAGGACGTAGACGACATCCTGTCCATACAGGCTGCGAACGGCGTCGATCTGCTCGAACCCGATGCGGCCCGCAGCGGTCGGAAAAATGGCGGGCAACCGAAGTACAGAGGTGGCTGTCGCCGCAGCGATGCTCGCGCAATCATCACGGCCTAGGCCGAAGTCCGGTCCCCATGTCGGGTAGATGGTCACGTCCGCTCCAAAGAGACGAGGGAAGGTTCCGTAGAGGACGGCCGGAGCTATGCCCTGAGGGGAATGGAGTGCGTACGTTCCGAGCAGGGCCGGATGGCTGAAGATCGGTAAACTGATGGTTTCGTCCTCAGCCAGTTCGCGCATGACATCATAGCCGGTGAGTCCGGGGCAGATGAGGAGCCCTCCAGCGCCGGCATCCTTTGCGATCCTCGCGCGTTTTCGAACCTCTGTGGGGGGACCGCTGACATGGGCCACGTATCGACAGGTTCCCCCCGACAGCCGGTTGGCTTCCGCGACCGCTTCGGCACAGGCGCGTACTCGGTCTTGGAATCGACAAAACACGTGGTCGCTCATCCCCTGGTCGTCCTTGATCCAGTCCACCCCACCGAGAGCGAACTCCCGGGCGAGCGATGCGAGGGCGTCCGGTGTCAGACCGAGCGGTTTCAAAACCGCACACACCATCGGGCGGGTCGGCGTATGTGTCAACGTGCGAAGGCCTGGCCGTCCGTATCGCGCTCCCGAAAACGGGATGACCGCTTGTAAAGGAAACTCCAATCCGACGAGCCGAATGCCGGGTTTGAGGCTGCAGGTACCGAAAAGCACGTGCAATGCCTCAGCGGCTGTGCGGCCGAAGAGCTCCAGGGGAAAACTGATCGTCGCGCTGGACTGTCCCTCGTCGACGGCCTCGATCGATTCGACTCGTCCAATCAATTCTCCGCGGATGGGGCCATCCGGGATAATTTCGGCGGCAGTCTCGACGGTTTGGTCCGTGCAGATGAGATCGGCGGTTCGCCGGGCGGCTGCCCCGATGGCTTGTATCCAATAGGTTGCGGTCATCCGTTCGCCGGAGAGTTGCAGGGAAGGTGGGGGAGTAAAGCGAATAGAGGGCATGGATCACAGGTATCACATGGCCGCGGACGCTGCTAGTATGGTGGCGTCTGTCATGGCAGGTCATTAGGCGGTCCAGCCCGATTGAGATCGAATTGAGGGGTGTCTATGGCTAGCTGGAGAGCAATTGTAATCGCATTCTTGATGAGCGCGACTTTACAAACGGTTGGATGGGCGCAGGTCGACGAGCGCCGGCTGCTCGATCTGACGTATGCCTTCGATGAGCATACGTTGGCCTGGCCCGGGAACGAGCCCTTTCGATGGGAACGGGCTG harbors:
- a CDS encoding radical SAM protein; the protein is MATAALLPRTLLVIPPLTQLNTPYPSTAYLTGFLRTRGCEVAQADVGMDMVLALFSKSGLARVFEILRAHRLELQGEAKQMLALAPAYVDTIDPVIRFLQGRDSSLATRIVQRTLLPEGPRFARLRRVTGRHLRFSATDHAKHLATLYLEDLSDLIGQTIAPQFALSRYAEHVGTSASTFDQVLAALEAPPSLTDHWAIEALERQVRRHEPTVIGLTVPFPGNLYGAFRLAQAVRARWPAMKLVLGGGYVNTELRRLTDPRVFDYVDYVTLDDGERPLLSILESLAGLRNESSLTRTFVRTGHNRVDYLRGTGDADIRMDDTGTPTYDGLDLERYLSILDTTNPMHRLWSDGHWNKLTVAHGCYWKQCTFCDVSLDYIGRYDATRTTVLLDRIEALVAETGRRGFHFVDEAAPPAALKALAIGLLERGLSISWWGNIRFEKSFTPDLCRLLAASGCIAVSAGLEVASDRLLTKMKKGITVDQTARVAAAFRAAGILIHAYLMYGFPSETVDETVESLERVRQLFAADLVQSAFWHRFVATAHSPVGLDPKSHGIKIVGPSFAGFADNDLIHIDVKGDCPEWLGKGLRLAVGEFVEGRGFSTKVPCWFERPVRVPRVSRFWASQAAAHADTRQSGSLRGRLIWLGTDPIIERWESRTTTLVLPSKTEDTVLRLPHAVSEWLIALLRNASPIQHAKQMPYPLLSTAREGYPLGGLKKCELWMKSPAWRELRRAGLLIL
- a CDS encoding ribulose-bisphosphate carboxylase, which codes for MPSIRFTPPPSLQLSGERMTATYWIQAIGAAARRTADLICTDQTVETAAEIIPDGPIRGELIGRVESIEAVDEGQSSATISFPLELFGRTAAEALHVLFGTCSLKPGIRLVGLEFPLQAVIPFSGARYGRPGLRTLTHTPTRPMVCAVLKPLGLTPDALASLAREFALGGVDWIKDDQGMSDHVFCRFQDRVRACAEAVAEANRLSGGTCRYVAHVSGPPTEVRKRARIAKDAGAGGLLICPGLTGYDVMRELAEDETISLPIFSHPALLGTYALHSPQGIAPAVLYGTFPRLFGADVTIYPTWGPDFGLGRDDCASIAAATATSVLRLPAIFPTAAGRIGFEQIDAVRSLYGQDVVYVLGSRIQHAPDGIRRASQRFIEAITPAP